A segment of the Caretta caretta isolate rCarCar2 chromosome 13, rCarCar1.hap1, whole genome shotgun sequence genome:
AAGTTGCTACTCATTGAGTATGGCAGTAAGTAGTAAGTATTTCTTGGGTGGAGACTCTTCTTaaatgctcctggagtacagcatcaaactcagccatcagctccacaattttaaggaagtttccattgtttggcacatacagctgatctgaagtgccacgcagtgctaggttttgggtagcaagcattctcacaatggcaatgagccttctcagaacattttgccagtagagagactctgatgcaatctgtggtggcctttaaccttcgtctcatctcaagctctttccacctatggaatgctgtgatggggttgggactcaccaccatgGCACCTCCTGTTGGtaactctgggaattagctcagtccatgtggagTGCCTTCCGCTGGTGGCGTCCCGTCCATCTCTCGTGCTCTGCTGGCATCTGGACCCACATTGCTCCCTTctcgcagcatcctcttcagggtACTGCCCTCCATCAGTGCCCCCTAGTCCACtctcacccccttctgggggagagaggggggttaTCATCAGTTCTTCCATTTTGCCCTGCCACCATGGCCAGCCACACCCacaaagtctaaccccttctgGCAGGGGTCAGGTGCAGTCCACTATGGCCACTTCTAACGGCCGGGAGTAAtacaagggggaagggggggacccagggcctccctctactctgggtcctgacccagggaccctctggcagcagcctccctgcccacctctcctccctgggccgcttccccttcAGCCACTTTGCACCTCATGGGCCCTTCTATCAGGACCTGCAGCCTGGCATGTACAAGGCtggagttcccttctgctcccctgagcctgcccaggGCTACGCTGTCCCAGGTGCTGGTTTCCTcactcaggagacagaccttcccctTTGAAGGTCTGGGAGAGACTCTCTGCCTCttgcctgggcagcctttatataggacctagcctggccctgattggctgcctctttctctgtgctgattggctCCCCTCaggccctctctgattggctgcctgtcTGTGCAGCCACTCTGGCCTACTGTAGCCTAATCTGGCCTGGGTGTGGGGCATCGCCCCACCAcaaatgctctctggtgatttgctgccttctcatggcatgccagatttctagccagatttttctagtcctttgttcctgtaggtGGCTGAagcattagactggaagagtttgcaataaaaacagtatgcagcattctggggttttgagtaTATAAGCCATGGCTTCTCCACTTTGCCACCATtagggatttcacaccagtaatgtgttggatggaaacttctattttcattgtcttttgggaacatgaagtttttcacttgctgtggcccatgcagtacaggGAAGTTTCTcgggctactgctcaagtgggtccacagtcctggatcatctagacttaaggaactaaactcagcagcagctgtttcttgggcctccaccacactcttctctgatctacacttttcttcaggaatgtgcatggttacatccatttgagatggagatatggatgctgcagtagctgccaggtcacctgcactctcaCTAattggaagatcaggcatctcctcaccactcacatcctcactggggccggaaggctcaccacgaacatttgtgtctgtgtatctcaggagagctccttcctgcttagatagagaagcttcctttgcttgcttgctttttctgaacgctgccccagaggggcgttttcttctttcactcatgactgctgttctgtgccagcgatagtggctctcaacactcagttgaaggggacaaataagcaggctggtagcagggcctgagggagggaagatatcagcgtcttaagggtcTAACTGGCTCCTACTCCTTCATTTGacggcctgttctcctcaaggGGGTTCATggcagcagcaggaaacaggcagctccctgagaagctggtgttaatcagtcccggctcctgggggtgctagagaggtacatgaGAGGCTcctactcctctctctccctgcagctcctgctgctttctgtgattccctctcaccttttctcctgtctgcctgttatgtctcttgtgccctccttcctccagcacagctctccaccatctctgtgcatctagagcagagagaatacatacgcaccagcagcagacacaattttctacactctgggttctagtggcaccccccgccccctgtctggcacctgaggcagccgcctcagttcgcctcattgCAAGGCCAGCTCTGTTCAGGAGGATAAATAAGTTATAGATTGTGAGATAGACAGATGGACATGTAATCCATAAGCCTTGTGCCAGTCCTCCGCACTGTACTGAAAGGTGTACACAGCCCTTGTGCACCATTACTATAAGGTCTATTGATTCGTACATCATGCTACCAAGAACAAAGACAGGGTTCATTTGAAATCCTATACAAAATCTTTCATCCTCATAAACCCATCTGACATTGAGACTACCAGCCTTCATTTCTGCTCTGTAGATGTGTGATGTCATCAGCAGAGATTGAACCCCGGatttatggctattagccaggatgggcagggacggtgtccccagcctctgtttgccagaagctgggaatgagcagtagggaatggatcactcgatgattacctgttcatttcctctggggcacctggcattggctacctttggtctgacccagtgtggccattcttatgttcttacggaATTGAAAACATTATCCTCTCTTGACTGAGCCAGAAGAATGGTCACATGAGTTGAGAGGTAGACTCATAAATGTAattcagccactagagggggataaAGAGCTGCATAATGTTGGTGTGGTCTACAGCTGTCTTTTCTAACCATCATTTTATGTGGGGAGACAGTTAGCTGGGAAATCAGAAGAATGAACAGTGTTTGTGTCAATGATTGCACAGTCAATAATCAGGCTTAATCCCCACAAATAGTACCTTTGATGcttaaaagcattttacaaacattatctATTTAAATCATCCAATTGCAACACCACTGTAAGGTCTAGTTGCAAACCTAAAATATACAGCAGGAAGGAAGTGTGCCTTTATTTCTGAAGCCCAGTTGCATGCACTGAAATTAACCAGGCAGAGTAGACAATCCTCTGATAAAGAAATGAAATTATAAGACTTCAGAATTATAGGTAAGTGTATTTTcccctattttacagctgggaaaattTAGTGACAAAGAAGGAAAGTGACTTGAGCAAAGCTACAAAACAAGTGGTTGTATTTAATGGCTTTTATATCACATGTCTGAAACATTTGAGATAGTTTATAAcagtaatttttctttctttctttctttctttctttctttctttctttctttctttctttctttctttctttctttctttctttctttctttcttttcttctgtaaCATAGTTTCAACTGGTTCCAAAACTTTCAGCCATTTAGGAAATCAACATTTGACCAGTTAGAAAGTCCTTCATGAAAACATGCACCTTGCATCTTTTTCTAAGGTTCGTTCTGAGTTCCATTTCCACAGGAAAGCAAACACCAGAGCTCCAGGCTTGCGAAGGAATCAGTCAAGGTTTGTCCCATCGTGACCTATTTCCCAGGGTATGGAAGCATGTTCTTGATTGCCATCTTGACATCTTTATTCCTTAGGGTGTAGACTATAGGATTGAGAGTTGGCGTCACCAGGGTATACAAGGTGGCTATCATCTTGTCCCTGTCAAAGGAGTAGCTAGAGGCTGGCCGAATGTAGGTGTAGATGACAGTGGAGTAATAAAGAGACACCACaatgaggtgggaggagcaggtggagaaggcttttcTCTTCCCTTCAACCGTTTTGATCCTCAAGATGGCCCTGACAATGAAGTAATAAGAGACACATGTCAACAGGAAGTCCCCCATAGCTAGGAAAATGTCCGCCATGAAGACCATGACCTCATTTAAATGCACTGAGGTGCAGGAGAGAGCCAGCAGTGATGGGATTTCACAGAAAAAGTGGTTGATAACGTTGGGCCCGCAGAAGCTCAGCCGCAACACGAGGCCAGTGTGCACCCATGAATTGACCACAGCAATGACTATCACTAGGGCAGACAGGCCCACACTTACGGTCTTGTTCATCATGATGCTGTAACGCAAAGGGTGGCAAATGGCCGCATAGCGATCGTAAGCCATGACGGTGAAGAGTACCATCTCAGCCCCCAGAGACCATGTGAAGAAGTAGAGCTGGGCCATGCACCTAGGGTAAGAGATAGATTTACTGACAACCACGAGATTCCCCAGCATCCTGGGGATGATGGTGGAGGTGCAGATGATGTCCACCACAGCCAAGTGGAggaggaaaaagtacatgggcCTGTGGAGCTTGGAACTGGAAAGGATGGCAGCAATGATTACTAAGTTGCCCAGCAGGGCAATGATGTAGATGGAGAGGAATAGGATGAAGAGTGGAACCTGGAGTTGGGGTTTACTGGAGAGTCCCAGAATGATGAATGTGGTCACGATGCTTTGGTTCTTCATTCCTGGCGCTCCAGAGATTGTTGCGGATGAAGGCAAAAGCTTCTAAAACGTCTCTAGGACTTGCACTGGACAACTCAGGCTGAGATATTCAAAGGTTCCTATGGGGTTTAGATGCCCAATTTTCATCTAAATCCCTAGATGCAGAGTTGGgtggaaaacagaatttccattccatgggaaataccaatattttggcatttgttttcatcctgaattgggataaaaaattgaaatatcatttttctttatttattttgtgaaaagttCTGAAAATTGTCAATTTTAACCTCTCTCTGTATATGCCTGAAAAAAACTATTGACATATCAAATTTTATTCTGAATcaacctttttttccctccaaaggATATTAAGATGacacacaaactaaaatttttgtTCATAAATCAGCATGGTGattcaaaattttgattttgaatcAACATTCCAAAACAAAAGTttaactttgtttcaaaattttgattctaaattaaatttaatatttcaTGGAAAATTTCTTGAAAATCCaatcaaaattttcaattttaactagggctgtcaattaatcagttaaatcatgtgattaactcaaaaacaaattaacttgattaaaaattaatcttgattaattgcagttttaattgcactgttaaacaataatagaataccaatttaaatttaatacaaatattttttatattttactacattttcagatatattgatttcaattacaacacataattcaaagtatacagtgctcactttatattatttttattacaaatatctgcactataaaaaagaaccaaaaaatagtattttttaattctcctcatacaagtactgtagtgcaatctctttatcgtgaaagtgcaacttacaaatgtagatttttttttattgcactcaaaaccaaaacaatgtaaaactttagagccttcaagtccactcagccctacttcttgttcagccaattatgaagacaaacaagtttattcacATTTACAggtgataatgctgcctgcttcttatttacaatgtcatctgaaagtgagaacaggcattcccatggcacttttgtagctggcattgcaaggtatttaagtgccagatatgcaaaacattcatatgccccttcatgatttgaccaccattccagaggacatgcttccatgctgatgatgctcgttaaaaaaaaataatgcattaattaattttgtgactgaactccttgggggagaattgtatgtctcctgctccatggttttacctgcattctgccacctGTTTTTTGTTATGGCAATCTCGATttcagaacactttcattgcagatttaacaaaatgcaaagaagataccaatgtgagatttctaaagatagctacagctctcaacccaaggtttaagaatctcaagtgccttccaaaatctggagagggacaaggtatggaaCATGCTGTAAGAACATGCAACACTCCAatttggaaactacagaacccaaaccaccaaaaataaaatcaatcttctgctcatggtatctgattcagatgattaaaatgaatgttcatcagtccgcactgctttggatcattattgaacagaacctgtcatcagcaatATATACATTGACATATTTTTTGTTCCtcaggttttggaaaaaaacacaatttttattgattttttgtgtgaagaaaaataaattattgaaTTTTTGGGGtattgggttttttccccccaccctcccccatttTCCATAGAAAAAATGGAGATCAAAATTGTTCTCTTtgtcaaatcaaaacaaaagcaaaagatCCCCCCAAACATTTgctttttccaaataaaaagtgTCAAACTCCAGTACCTTAATTGTTGGTCAGCGGGATCCAAACTCTTGACTTTTTCAGTCAGCGCCAGTTACCCTCTGAACTAACAGGATGGCTCCTTCAACTGCTACTTGTAGCAGACTCATCTCTTGGAGGCCAGCCACTGTAGGAGAACTCATAACACACAATGAACAGTGGGCTGCATAATCCCTTAAAGGgtttttaaagtgtggttctgTTCTGGAAAATGATTTGTTAATAATGCCAGTCATTATAATAAAAAGCTAGGGGACAGATCCCCAATTCATGTAAATTAGAATATCTCCATTAAAATAATTGAAGCTACTGTATTTTACACAACATGAGGATCTGAGCCAAAAAAAATTCAACCATAGCAAATCAAACGGGATATTTTCCACTCCTGTCCTTCAAAAATCTAAAGGTTAGTGCTGTTTGTATTTCCCTCTTCATACATGCATCGTACATGGGGCACATGTAAAACGTTCTAGCAGACTTCTTCATTCTAAGCACATAGAATATCTGTGGAAACTATAATATCTCTAAACTGGAATCAATATTGTGTGTCTGTCCATTTTACCACATGCACTGCAATGAAGGCAATTTGATTTCATTTCAGATTTCAGACATTTGGAGCTTCATGAATTCAATGttacatctatctatctatctatctatctatctatctatctatctacattGAAACTCACCAACAGGGAAAATATGATTTTCAAATGTAAAGCAGAAATATTCTTCTACATAGCAGTCTGGCTGTCTCAGTACAGTACCTGGCAAAGCAGATCTCAGTCAATTTCTGAGTGGaatcaaaataagaaaaaaggagGCAGTTTGAATTAATTTAGTACTATATAATGGGGCGAAATGTGTTCTAATGGCAAAATAATGGCAAAATTTGAGTAGCACATTTGGCTCAATTCCTTGCTTATCAACGGATTAAGTAGCTGAGACATTTGGCAATCATGTAAATTCTCACATACCAGTTCTGGTTGCTGCTCCTCTTCTCCAATGTCAAGTGTGTTGTTAGAGGAAGATTCTATGTAGTAATCCTGTGAAATTATGGAttagattaataataataattattaataggAGTAATTCCAGTTTTAGCACAGTCTGCACATCTCTAATGTATTCCTTATGCCAATCATAGTTCATCTACAGAGTGCATAAGAGTGGTTAGGCTAAGATGAGTTTTCAGCCTAATATACAGATCGCCATGGGGATATGTTTCCCATAATTACTCCAATGCAGGccctttaggaaaaacaaatacatatataaataaatgtctcTTTTGATTGGGTGATAGTAAAAAGATGATCCAATGTTATTTAAATGTTCAGCATGTATTTTGGTTGGTGATATCATTCTTTAAAATTATATCTGTTAATAATCATTAGCATTTAGAGagggcttttcatccatagatctccaaCAGCCTTGTTAAGGATGATCAGTGTCATTAAGCCAATTTTATTGATAGGGAAACTAATGCACACAGAGACTTGAAAGGCCAGTGAAGGAATGAGACCTAGAACAAGATCTGATGATTCTTAGGTCAGGGGTTAGTGCCCTattcactggaccacactgccttccACTGTTAGgccaaaatctcaattttttgaAATCACCCACTAATGTTAGGTGTCTATATTTAGAGtgaagaactgacaaactcatagggCTGGATTGTTCCCAGATCCACAAACCCTActgctctcactgatttcaagtTGTACTTAGCTCTGCTGAAACACAGGCTAGGTAGCTCAAGACAGTTACTGAAAAAACGTACCATGCTAAATTGAAACCTGATTCTGTGTGATGCTGCGTGCCATGCTGTACACTCAGCAAAATATTGCTCTAGACTTGTTTGTGTCTCAGTGATTCTGTCCATAAAGTGGACAAGATAACAGGGTACACCTTCTTTTCTAAAGTCTCTAGAGATCTGGGGAAGAAGGATGTTTCAATGTCCTCAGGAATGGTGTTAAAACAGTGTGGATGGCAGATTTAGGTTCTGCAGAGTGTAGGTTATCATGACAATTATTAATTAGAATCATCAATATCTTGCCCTTTTGGTTAAAGGAAACTCTCCCAAAGAAGCCCTGTGAATGCTGTCTGAATAAATCTGTAGACAGTTTAGAACAGACAGTGAGCTGCCCCTTTCTTCTCAATTATGTGTTCACTCTGAAACTTAATGTTGTTGGTTTAAATACCAGTGAGGCTGATGATTTAACCATGAATCACTTTTAGTAAGAAAAGCAATCTCTTTCAGGACCAGGGTTTGGGGACATAGCTTCAGTATTTCTCCTCCACACCATCATTATGACCTCTGCCATCCAGTGTAATTTTGGGGAATATTGGCAGAGGATGGGTTTATATGCTGTATTACTTTAAAGTAAAAGTTAGAAGACTgtaaaggttgcaaagtcaaaaaccccaaagttaagaaatgccaggtTTAAGCTTGACTGTGCAACctgaattttttaaagttattacttcttcacacagtgcaaaGTCCCAATCTGTGGGACTtactgccaggggatgttgtgaaggccaaatgtgtaaatgggttaaaaaaacaactagataagttcatggaggattggtccatcaatggctattagtcaagatggtcagggatgtaaccccatgctctgggtgtccctaaacctctgactgctggaagctggaactggatgacaggagatggatcactcaataattgccctattttgttcgttccctctgaagcatctctccactgtcagaagacagggtactggctaaatggaccattggtctgacccagtatggccattcttatgtttttatattcTTAAGTTTTCCCTTTGAGCATACTTATTAGGATACTATTTTATGACCTGGCCAAAGACTTTTTTCCCACAAGACCCCTGCCTCAGTCAATGCACAGGACAAGGACACAGGAAACTTTGTCGAAGTGGTGGGGCACTGGTGCCAGAACTGGGGGATCCAGGAGGCCATGCCCcacactttttaacatgggcgtAGTTCGGGCGGCTGAGGGCGGTGCTgtcccccaaactgcaagcctgaTGCAGGTCCCTGCCTGCGTTGCTCCATGCTtgcctgaggcttgcagtgtgtgtgtgtggggggggggcaatggcaccccctgctgcccaaaccatgcccatgttaaaaagggGGGGCATGGTctcctgtcccccccacccccccggttgTGACACCTTTGGCACATGATAGATGGTGCTCATGAATGttcagctattcaatatttctttttaactgcCTCCTTCAATGTGCTGTCCCAGGCATTCTTAATTAttcaactgggcaatcagctttTACATGGTGTTCTCATCACTGATATATTAGGGCTCAACTCACCTAGGAACTTATGTGTGGTAAACCTGAACTGGGATTCACGAAGCTTGAGCTAGGCGCTcaggctccccatacaatgaatgagagagataggtgcctaagaaccagattcacaaaagccagctctGGTGCTCTGAGGTTCAACCCAGACTAGTAAGGGTCAGTATCACTACCTGCCCTGCAACTCTGCATGCCTTCAGTGCTATGCTGCTGCGGCTCACAGTTCGGACACCAGCAGGTGACAGACAAGCATGCatgtctcaccctggcttccgcCACCCCGTTGCTTTTCACAGAATGAACCTAACTCTCTCCCAGttccaaatttccccaaaaccacacacaaagTGTGACATCCAGCTGGCTTTCCCCAAACGGTGAGTCACGTGTTACCCCTCTCAGCCTCAGCAAGTAAGCTGCTGCTAAGCTGTGTGACAGCAACCTCTccaggactctgccagtccaaactTTGCCcagcaggtaacaatcagtgaaccccagCTCCTGAGTTCCTCAGAGATGTCTCTCTGCTGTGTCCAGACCTCCCACAGAACATTCCCAGAGGTTACTAAATTAAtttctcctttaaagagacaatacaCTGCAACTTGTTGGCATAACTGGGGTTATCATGCTGAACTGCTTTATaggaaaagtaaaacaaatttatttaacaaatcGACATTGTATTAAGTGATACCAAAGataaggaataaagatagaaagggttacaagcaaacaaaagcaaaactatGCTTCTAAAGGCTAACACGTGAATTAACAACTTAGATTTTCTTGTTCAAAGAAGTGTTCCTTTCCAAGTCACTTTTCCAGTATGTCTGACCAGACGCTCTGGCCTGGACCTTCACAGAGCGCAAAGTTCTCATTTCCTTTGTTCCTCCAGCTGGAGGATGACTAAATAGCTTTTTCCTCTCTACTTACATCTTTCCAAATTTCATTGACCCCAcctcaagaggcaggaaggcttcctgggccTGCAATTGCCATTTCCAGTTGAGACTGTTAAGTAGCCGCCTTTCCCCACTCACTttcctgatggctttgtttaccttccaTATGAATGAGCTCCTCTTTGTCTTTGGTCACAGCTTTCTTAATTGACATTGGAGACAGGTAGACAGCTGCCTTCCCTCCAGTTTGGGAGAAACCTgtctttctccctttgtttggtcacagacttcaAAACATAATATCAGCGAGTAGCCATAGTTCCTCACATTCTGTTCACAcagacatttcacaatgatattaaccaccagtgtgtcattagccTTCCAGTAATATATTACATGACACCTCTTCGATACAGGTTATGACAACAATGTGGtaggtgcagtgagtttgtcaggtctgacaAGAGTGACTGACTGAGGATAATGAGCCACCAATGGGCCTCTCGGTCACTCCAGCAAggtaggtggctccctgcctaagCTACTTAATGGGAGATGGCAAGGAGACGGATGTATCctaagcccccaccccctcccagaagaGAGAAGAACAGCTTCCTCATACACCTTTTACCCCAGTGGTTAGGATGGTCACTTGGGGTATGGGAGACCCCTGACTAAAGGTGAACTTGAACAATTGGATGAGTGCCCCAGCCTCACAGCTGGGTGCCCCAACCTCTGGGCTAGAGGAGATCCTGCTGTCAGAGCCCATCAGTCACTCCACTTTGGATTCAATAATTAAAGAGTCACTGGGCCGCAGTGGAGAGGAAGCACCAGCacgagaatgactctatagcttgGTGGTTAATGCCTGGACAtggcatgtgggagacccacaATCCCGTCCTCACAGTCCAACCAATCTTTAATTGCttatccacagtggaactgcTTCAACAGCTGAGCCTGAGAGACCTGCCCCCCTGCAGAATATCCCCTAACCCATTGGCTTGTGTATTCAGTTAAGAGGTGGCAGATACTACTTCAAATCAGATCTCCCCCTGAGGTGAAGAGGGGACTTGAGCTAGGAGTCTCCCGCATCCTATGTGAATGCCCTAACCATCGGGCTGGAAGTTATGCAGGGCCTCTCCCTCCCCTACCATTCTGGGTGAGCCTACATGCAGGGCCCGATCCAGTAAGCAGCCTCTGAGCACGcttaccagattgggccctgcaggtgAGTTAGGCAGGGGAACACCTATCTTCTGCAcggctctggggcttaggcaacTCAGCACTAAGAATGGAGCAGCAGTGTGCATGTTCAGATGCAACAGTAGAGGTTCTGGGGAAATTTTACTGCCAAAACTTCGGTGTCAAGAGAACTTAGGTGCCCATAGTGTTTGGAAGCAACtcagcaggggttttgtgaatcccaggggccctgattctgggatttaggtgcctaaagtggcagctAGGTACCTAAAGTCCTCTTGCAAATTTAGTCCctatatgcttttgaaaatcctactagatgcctaaataccttcaatATCTCACACTAAGTGCTTAATTCatatttcaaaatctggccccaggtgcCTAACatgcttaggtacttttgaaaatcctactagatATGGTCCAACCAGTAGTGTAACTACTCCTAATTTAGACAAAACTCTTCTTGAGCAGATTCTTTTCACAAACATTCAGATCCAATCGCCAAGTTCCCAGTCATGATGAAACCATGTTCTTTATAACACTGGagctaattgaaaaaaaaaaaaacaatgattttccattgttttaaaGAGACTAAACCTTGAAAAAATAACACATGAAAATCTTCCAGTTTCCAAATGGGAAGCCACCCCtcaaaaatcagtatttttaaaaaatttggttAAAGATTTATAAAGCTCAGTTTTCAGTCAAATCTATTGTTTTGGAATATTTTTCCCAAGTTTTGgaattctattttttattaaaaaacaaaacaaaaaacaaaacaaaaacactaaaaaaacccaacaacaacaacaaaaataagaaCCTGGAAAATTcagatgaaaacaaaaaacatttccaaGAACGTCCCTGAAGCTGGTgaaggaaggaaagggagaagACACAAGCTCTAATGTGGGTTACATATACACTCAAAGAAATTGGGCTCAGTGGTGTTCAAGGATGAATGATAAAataaggtcccagtcctgcaaacacttaagtacatgcctaGCTGTACTACCATGAGTAGTTacaaaatcagtgggactactcacagttgTGAAGTTAAGCATGTAAGTATTTGCAAGATTGGGGACAGAAGTTGTACTCACTTTGAGTGAcaacctgcatgctgtttgtgaccgCCTCTGTTCCAAGTCTCATGTTTATGTGTAAATGAAACAAATTACATGAAGAAAATGTCCAGACTCTGCATCACTCATTTCCCCCTTCAACAAGAAATGACAGAGATCCATGTCTCCTGACAGGGGTTTTTGCAGACTGCAGAGGTTCCTGCCTAAACTGTGTTATTGCCAACAAACTGTAAAAGGCCGTGTCTGCACTCTGCTATCTCTCCAGAGGGTATAAACAGTGCAAATGTcatagttataagttaccacacagccctttctaagcaggcacatttattcttaaggtgaaagcttGAAAGGGATCGAAGATCTCCCTGCAGAAGGTTACTATATATGAAGAAAAGTCATCCTCAACAAGCTATAACTCACTCAGAGTCTATATTGAAATTACAGCTTGGTTCATTATTTTGGAAGCTTGCATGAGTGGTGAGAATAGTCCTCTTGCTTTCTTTCCTGCTTTCTCACAATTTGTGCTTCTAAATGACTTTTTCAGATTGATATTTTCAAAGGTTCCTAAGAGTGTTATGCACCAACCCCCAATGAAATTCAGTGAGAGTTCAGTGACTAATTCCTTTATGCTCTTTAGAAAGTTGAGCaacatttaatttatattttattttattttttgtaatttcaCTAAATATGGTTtg
Coding sequences within it:
- the LOC125622631 gene encoding olfactory receptor 13G1-like gives rise to the protein MKNQSIVTTFIILGLSSKPQLQVPLFILFLSIYIIALLGNLVIIAAILSSSKLHRPMYFFLLHLAVVDIICTSTIIPRMLGNLVVVSKSISYPRCMAQLYFFTWSLGAEMVLFTVMAYDRYAAICHPLRYSIMMNKTVSVGLSALVIVIAVVNSWVHTGLVLRLSFCGPNVINHFFCEIPSLLALSCTSVHLNEVMVFMADIFLAMGDFLLTCVSYYFIVRAILRIKTVEGKRKAFSTCSSHLIVVSLYYSTVIYTYIRPASSYSFDRDKMIATLYTLVTPTLNPIVYTLRNKDVKMAIKNMLPYPGK